Proteins encoded in a region of the Anopheles ziemanni chromosome 2, idAnoZiCoDA_A2_x.2, whole genome shotgun sequence genome:
- the LOC131289212 gene encoding protein lethal(2)essential for life-like, with protein MAIIPIFYRNWWDDEFDRPFRASRLMDPQFGSAANDDDLLTALAAATGILQHRAHQQHQHRHHPLHRIHQNQQPGRYNRPWHSSCVATKRDSGSTVNVTNDKFQINLDVQQFSPEEISVKYVDKSVVVEGKHEEKQDEHGYISRHFVRRYMLPNGHNENDIVSSLSSDGILTITCPKKEIEKKEERAIPITHTGQPMKKLEGGHSAKENGKAKAEGEKMES; from the coding sequence ATGGCAATCATTCCGATTTTCTATCGCAACTGGTGGGACGATGAGTTTGATCGTCCGTTTCGAGCAAGTCGTTTGATGGATCCGCAGTTTGGAAGTGCAGCCAATGACGATGACCTGCTTACCGCATTGGCCGCCGCAACAGGAATTCTGCAGCACAGAGCtcatcaacaacatcagcaCCGTCATCATCCCTTGCATCGTATTCATCAAAATCAGCAACCGGGTCGCTACAACCGGCCCTGGCACAGCTCCTGCGTGGCCACTAAACGAGACAGCGGCTCGACGGTGAACGTCACAAACGACAAATTCCAAATCAACCTGGACGTGCAGCAGTTCTCGCCGGAGGAAATCTCGGTGAAGTACGTGGACAAGAGCGTTGTGGTCGAGGGCAAGCATGAGGAGAAACAGGATGAGCATGGCTACATCTCGCGACACTTCGTACGGCGATACATGCTACCAAACGGCCATAACGAAAACGATATCGTGTCCTCGCTTTCCTCCGACGGCATCCTGACCATCACTTGTCCTAAGAAGGAGATCGAGAAGAAGGAGGAAAGAGCCATTCCAATCACGCACACCGGTCAGCCCATGAAGAAGCTGGAGGGCGGACACTCTgccaaagaaaatggaaaagctaAGGCCGAAGGGGAGAAGATGGAATCTTAA
- the LOC131285081 gene encoding protein lethal(2)essential for life-like, translated as MSIVPIFFRNWWDDEWDRPLWSSRLLDQHFGGGVSADDLLNAMASVADSHSRRLQQQQSAGRYNRPWHSSCVATKRDSGSTVNVTNDKFQINLDVQQFSPEEISVKYVDKSVVVEGKHEEKQDEHGYISRHFVRRYMLPNGHNENDIVSSLSSDGILTITCPKKEIEKKEERAIPITHTGQPMKKLEGGHSAKEAMNVKN; from the coding sequence ATGTCGATCGTTCCAATTTTCTTCCGTAACTGGTGGGACGACGAATGGGATCGTCCACTGTGGAGCTCCCGGCTTCTGGACCAGCATTTCGGAGGTGGTGTAAGTGCGGACGATCTGTTGAACGCCATGGCATCGGTCGCCGACTCCCACAGCCGCAGactgcaacagcaacaaagcgCTGGACGCTACAACCGGCCCTGGCACAGCTCCTGCGTGGCCACTAAACGAGACAGCGGCTCGACGGTGAACGTCACAAACGACAAATTCCAAATCAACCTGGACGTGCAGCAGTTCTCGCCGGAGGAGATCTCGGTGAAGTACGTGGACAAGAGCGTTGTGGTCGAGGGCAAGCATGAAGAGAAACAGGACGAGCATGGCTACATCTCGCGACACTTCGTACGGCGATACATGCTACCAAACGGCCATAATGAAAACGATATCGTGTCCTCGCTTTCCTCCGACGGCATCCTGACCATCACTTGTCCTAAGAAGGAGATCGAGAAGAAGGAGGAAAGAGCCATTCCAATCACGCACACCGGTCAGCCCATGAAGAAGCTGGAGGGCGGACACTCTGCCAAAGAAGCTATGAATGttaaaaactga